CAATGGTGCCTGTGACAGTATTGAGCAGCCACTCATTGAGCTCAACGGTCCCACAGGCCAATTCCAGCAATGGCTTAACATCACAGAAGAAGTGATGGATATGGTTGGAACCACAGAAGTTTAAGCAAAAGGTCATTACTGAGTGCAGCAGGGCATGGAAAAAACCAGTGATCCAGACAGTGACAGCCATCTGGATACAGACTTGATGATTCATGGTAAGAGTATAATGAAGTGGTTTACAGATAGCCACAAAGCAGTCAAAGCCCATCATGGCCAGCAACATGGACTCTGTGCTGCCCAGGAAGTGGAAGAAATGAAGCTGGCTTATGCATCGCAAgaaagaaattgttttgtggGTAGAGAGGGAGTTCCCCATCATCTTTGTCAGAGTCACTGTGAAGTAGCAGATATCCAGACATGACAGgtttcccaggaaaaaatacataggaGAATGCAGTCTTGAATCAGAGATGACAACCATCAGGATGGCTCCATTTCCAGCCAAGCTGACAATGTAAGTTGCAAGGAAAATCACGAAGAGAACAGGCTGCAGTTCTTGGATGTCTGTCACTCCCAGGAGGAGAAATTCAGTGACTGAGGTTTGATTCAGCATCacttgaaagaaaagagaaaataacataTGGAATGCTATCTCTGATGGGAACCAGTGTCCCGCAGCTGAGGATTTTCCCATCTAGACAATAATATTTTGAGGAAGAGCAGTGATGTTTTAAATAGTCTGAGCATCACAGATTATAGAATATTTGGACCACTagattattaaatattaacattatatGCCATTTATGGACTGTTactcaaacacttttttttttatttgacatatcttttcaaatatatatatacctc
This genomic interval from Bos taurus isolate L1 Dominette 01449 registration number 42190680 breed Hereford chromosome 23, ARS-UCD2.0, whole genome shotgun sequence contains the following:
- the LOC785858 gene encoding olfactory receptor 12D2, whose protein sequence is MLFSLFFQVMLNQTSVTEFLLLGVTDIQELQPVLFVIFLATYIVSLAGNGAILMVVISDSRLHSPMYFFLGNLSCLDICYFTVTLTKMMGNSLSTHKTISFLRCISQLHFFHFLGSTESMLLAMMGFDCFVAICKPLHYTLTMNHQVCIQMAVTVWITGFFHALLHSVMTFCLNFCGSNHIHHFFCDVKPLLELACGTVELNEWLLNTVTGTIAMGSFFLTFLSYFYIIVYLFFKTHSCSMLHKALSTCTSHFSVVVLFFVPVDFVYIHPASSSSVDQDQIIAIMYSVVTPVLNPLIYTLRNKEVKGTLRRVM